The genomic region AATGGGAAAATCGGGGCTTAATGCAAATAAATGTACGCTGCCGTAATCGTTGTTGGAAGCGTCATTTTCGCTGATATTATACCGAAAAACATTGTTTTCAAAAGGAGGAATAGCATAGGTTTGTACACATAAATATCCGGGTCCTACATTGTCGTGCGAGTAATTATATTGTACCACCGAATTGCTCACGCCTACATCTAAATCAAAGCCGCCGCCATCTTTGCAGGGCGATTCATTATTGTATGATTCACAGAATTGAACGAGGGCATTTTTAGCGTCCCACAGCCATATTCCTACCGGACCGGCAGAGGGGTCGTGGTTTTCAGCACCGTTGGAGTAGGCAATGCAATGTTCTATCACACAGCCGTCCACGCCGCTGACGGCTATACCGCTGCCGGAGTGAATGATGGTATCGCAGGGGACACCCTCATTGTGGTGTGCCACGCAGTCGGCGATATATAAGTTGGTGATACATTTTTCGGGATTGGTATAGTCCCATTTACCATAAGTAATTAACCCATTGTCCATATTATGGTTGAACGAAGAACGGGTAATGCTCAAATTGTTGTATCCGCTTCGTGTGCCATCGTAGGGGGCAGCTTCCAAACGCAAACCCGCCTGCAAAAAGCCGCTGCAATGCACGTCATCTACTACTATGTTCTCTAATTTCACATCATTGGGCAGGTTCATATATATAAACAAGCCCACATGGTTGCTGAAAGTCCAGGGTGGCAAATTTACGCACTCGCCGCCGCCTTCTATGAGGAGTTTCTTTAAATGGATATTCCCCAGATTATTCACGGCAACGGCGGTAGTGTCGGCATTATAAATGGTGGCTTTGCCCACGCCATAGCTGCTCACCACTATCGGTAGTGCGGCACTGCCCTGATCATTTTGATTGAACTCCAAAGTGCCTTCAAACAAGTGGAGAGCTTCGAGCAGGAGGCTATCGCCTGCCATAAATTGCTGGTTGCTGGCACGCGCCAATGTTTTCCAAGCGGTTGTAGGCGAAGTACCGCTATTATTATCGTTGCCCGCAGGACTCAGATAATAATTTTGCTGTTGGGCTGTCACATACGTATCGTTGCAAAGCAACTTTATCAGAAAAAAAACAATCGTAAAATAAATTCTCATTTATTAAATATTAAAAACCATTGAAACATAATACATTCAACAAAACCTGACTAAAACGGGTAAAAATACTTGCTTTTTCAGGAATAATGAATTTTAAATATTATTTTTTGACATCAAATCGTCATTTTCATATCCGGTTTTTCTGTTTTCATATCCGATATATTCCTGTTCGCTTGCATTTTATATCTTGTAATCGCCCGAAAATATTAATTTTGCATCTTTAACACTTGCGACATGAAAATATTGAATTTGTGCTATACTTTATTGTACCTGCTCTTTGCCAATATGCTTGGCGGTCAGTTGATGACGGCTCAAACCCGCTACGAAAAAAAAGCCATTAATACCAATGAAGGTATCAAAAAAGATAATATCAAATACATCTGGCACAGCGGCACAGCTTTACTGAAAACGGGTTTAAAATTGAAAGGTTCATTCAAATATCAGGAAACAAAAACCGGTGTGCCTAAGATTATTGTAAAAGATGAGCAGTTGAAAGAAGAAAAAATCGTGGATTTGCCGATGTTTGAGCGTTTGGATTTGCAGGGAGCAGAGCGCGTACTCAATGCCAAAGACGGTCAAACGCACTTTGTGTGGATAGAGGAATACAACGATATATTGCGAGTGGTGCGCAACGGAGGCATTAAGGTATATGATAACTCCCGCATTGTTTCCGAAAAATACAAATACATCACCGGCTATACCTTGCTGGCACATAAAAACGATAAAGAAAAACTGTCGGTATTGAAGCAGGTAAAAGATTTGGAGGATTTGATGCGCGACCGCCCTTATTTTATGCAGTCGGCGCACGCCAACGGCAAAATAAAATCAAAAGATTTGCGGGTGGTGATGTATTTGGTAGATTTGTACAACGACCCCAATCCGATGGAAACGCTGCAATGGGAAAATGCGCAGATACGCCTCAAAAACGGACAACTCCTCGAAGGAAAAGCGGTTATTCAGCCTTTGGATTTGCGCAATGAATTTAATACAGATAATTATGCTTATGTGCATTTTCACGATGGAAAAGATTTTCGCCTGCTGCGCAATGACGAAATCAGCCAGCTTACTGTGGGTACTCATTCGTATTTGCAGGGTTTTTACAGCCTCACCGACAAACAGTTTTTTGGTATTCCGTGGAGCTACAACGGCAAAAATTACCTCATCGCCACACAAATTGTCAATGCCAAAAGCTATTTCTTTACCAACCGCAACTCGGCGGCGAAGATTGGGTGATGATGGAAGATGTGGCGGGTTCGTATCGCCGTGCTGCCAACGAAGCTGAATTGCGCATTTTGTACAGCAAAGCCGGCGGACAATAGTTTGTAATGAATGGAAATGACCCCACTCGCCGCACTGCTCTCCGACATCAAGGCTTGTACGATTTGCAAAGACGTACTGCCTTTTGCGCCCAATCCGGTGTTGCGAGTGCAGGAAACTTCCAAAATTCTCATTATCGGACAAGCTCCCGGGTTGCGTGTTCAACTCACCAACCTGTCATGGAACGACCGTAGCGGCGATGAATTGCGCCGTTGGTTGGGTGTGAGCCGTACTCAATTTTATGATACCGACATTTTCAGTATTATGCCTCTGGGGTTCTGTTATCCGGGCAGGGGCACACACGGCGATTTGCCGCCCCGCCCCGAATGTGCCCCCGCTTGGCATCGGCGCGTATTGGCGTTGTTGCCCGACATTTCATTAGTATTGCTCATCGGGCAATATGCGCAACGCTATTATCTCGGCAAAACGGCATACCCTACCCTCACCGAAACCGTTTCAAAGGCAGAACAATATTTACCTTTGTATTTTCCCTTGGTTCACCCTTCGCCGCGCAACAAACGCTGGCATATCAAAAATCCTTGGTTCGCCACTGATACCATACCTTTGTTGCAAAGTGTAGTGCAGCCTTATTTATCATCATAAAAACAGATGATTTTTTTTGCATTGCATAGAATATCTGTTTTTTTACACACAAAACACACATCATTATCATATATGAACAAAGTACATTTTTTTGAAAAACTGAAAGGTATTAAAGCGTTTTTTTTAGATATAGACGGCGTGCTGACCAATGGCAATTTGCTCATTACCGAAAATGGCGAACTGCTGCGCACTATGCATGTAAAAGACGGCTACGCCCTCAAAAAAGCAGTAGACGAGGGTTATTTTGTGGCGGTAATCAGCGGCGGGAAATCGGAAGGAGTGCGCATAAGATTGCAGCGTTTGGGAATTGAGGAAGTGCATTTGGGCGTACAAGATAAAGTAGCGGTTTTTGAAGAATTGTGTCGTCAATACGGGCTTCAACGCCACGAAACCGTTTTTATGGGCGATGATTTTCCTGATTACGAAGTGCTACAAAAAGCCGAAGCCGCCACCTGCCCCTGTGATGCTGCCCCTGCCATTATGGAATTGTGCGATTATATATCGCCTTACAAGGGCGGCGAAGGCTGTGTGCGCGACCTCATAGAAAGCACTTTACGCTTGCAAGGAAAATGGAACGAGCCTTTGGCGAGCAACGAATAAACACTATTTTTTGCACGTTTTACTTTGATTTTTGATAATGCCGAATGAACTATTCTGCATGTTTTGATATTTTATTATCAATTCAAAAATAATTTTTATTTAAAAAACCGAATGAAACAAGAATTAGAACACCTGAAAGATAATTTATTTGTACCTTTTGTGTTTGTATTGATTTTGTGGATAGTGCAGGTGGTTCAAGTCCTTTTTAATATTGATTTGGGCTACTACGGCGTATTGCCGCGCACACAATACGGTTTGCAGGGCATTTTATTTTATCCTTTTATTCACGGCGATTGGGGGCATTTGTTTTCCAACAGTATTCCTGTTTTTGTGCTGCTTTTTATTTTGCTCACCTCTTATCGCACGATCGCTTGGCGAGTGTGGATACTGATATGGCTGTTGTCGGGTGTGGGAATTTGGCTCTTCGGGCGCGAAAATTTTCATATAGGAGCCAGTGGTTTGATTTACGGTTTGGCGTTTTTTATATTTTTTAGCGGTATTTTTCGCCGCGACCTCAAATCTATGGCGGTGGCTTTGTTGGTGGCGTTTTTGTATGGCGGTATTGTATGGGGCTTGTTGCCTTTGCAGGAGGGCGTTTCTTTTGAAGGGCATATCACCGGAGCTGTTGCGGGCATGTTCTGCGCTTATTATTATCGTTCCGTTAATTTACCGCCCAAAAAACAATGGAACGAACCCGACCCCCATGCGCCGCATATAGAAAGGCAGTTTTGGGTGCGCGAAAAAAATGAAGATGTGCTGTAAAACAGCAACACAGAAAAACGTATCTTTGGCGTTTGTCGTCTTTGTGGGCAGATTATAACCTTCATTGTAGCTATGCGTTTTTCTATTCCTTCCAAATTTCCCGAAATGGGTACTACCATTTTTACGCTGATGTCACAGGTGGCGCAGGAGTGCGGAGCTATTAATTTATCGCAGGGCTTTCCTGATTACGACTGTTCGCCGCACTTGCAAAGTTTGGTATATGAATATATGCGACGCGGCTTCAACCAATACGCACCCATGGCGGGAGCAATGCCGCTGCGCGAAGCCATTGCCCGCAAAGTGGAATTGCTCTACGGCACTATCCTCCAGCCCGCTACCGACATCACCATCACTGCCGGAGCTACACAAGCCATTCATAATGCTATTACTGCGGTGCTGCACGCCGGCGATGAAGCCATTGTTTTTGAGCCGAATTACGATTCTTATGTACCCGCCATTGAATTATGCGGTGCAAAACCGCTTTTTGTGCGCTTGGAAAGCCCCGACTATCGTATTCCCTGGCAACAGGTACGAGCCGTTATCAGTTCGCGCACCCGTCTGCTCATCGTCAATTCGCCGCACAATCCCAGTGGCAGCGTGCTGCGTGCAGAAGACATTGAAGCATTGCGCCGTTTGTGCAACGACTATCCTCAACTTTGTATCATCAGCGATGAAGTATATGAACATTTGATTTTTGATGGTCGCACGCACCACAGTATGTTGCGCTATCCCGATTTATTGGAGCGTTCTTTTGTGTGTTTTTCTTTCGGAAAATTATTTCACAATACAGGCTGGAAAGTGGGTTATTGTATTGCACCCACTGCTTTGAGTGCCGAGTCGCGGAAAATTCATCAATTTAATGTGTTTTGTGTCAATCACCCCGTACAGTTGGCGTTAGCGGATTTTTTAGACGATGCCACTTCTTATCGTTCTTTGGCTACCGAATATGCCCGCAAGCGCGACCTTTTTGCGGAATGTCTTGCACCTTCACGCTTTCGGTTGCTGCCCTGCGAGGGTTCTTATTTTCAGTGTGCGGATTATTCGGCGATTTCGGCGGAAGAAGACCGCACTTTCGTGCAGCGATTGGCACGGGAATACGGCGTGGCGGCAATTCCGGTGTCGGCGTTTTATCACGATGGCTTCCAACAAACAACCCTACGTTTTTGCTTTGCCAAAAAAGACGAAACCTTATATCGCGCTGCCGAAAAATTGGTAAAAGTATAGCTTAGTGCATTAAACCTGCCAAAAGGCACAACACCTGACACCTTTGTATTTCTTTAATTATTTTTCTTTTTTTTCAATAATTTTGACCGAATATTTAATAGCAAGTCCTTTTTACCCATTTTTACAATAGAATTTTATGCGCTCTGCTTACATCTTCCTGCTCCTCTGTTGTGCTGCTGTCGGCTGCCGCAACAACGAACCCACCACCACTGATGCCAACAATGCCGCCGCCAATCCCGCCAATGCGCTCTTCACTCCCTTGAATTATGAAGAAAGCGGTATCACTTTTAAAAACCGCATCGTAGAGCAGGGGAAATTTAATATTTTCACCTATGAATACCTGTACAACGGAGCAGGCGTAGCCGTAGGCGACATCAACAATGACGGGCTGACGGATATTTATTTTTCGGGAAATATGGTTCCGAACAAATTATTTTTGAATAAAGGAAATTTAAAATTTGAAGATATTACGGAGACGGCAGGTGTGGACTGCAACCAAGGTTATAAACCCAGATAACCATGGCAGATGTAAACGGAGACGGCTTTTTGGATTTGTATGTGTGCCGCTCGGTATCGGCTGAACCCTCCGACCGCCAGAATTTATTGTTCATCAACAACGGCGACCTCACTTTCAGCGAACGCGCCCAAGAATATGGTTTAAACAATGCGGGATATTCTACACAGGCTTATTTTTTTGATTACGATAAAGACAATGATTTAGATTGTTATTTGCTCAATCACCCGCGCAAAATGACCGATGCCAACGATATACCTTTGGCTTATGATAAAAATAATAAACTGACGATAAAGGAGGATACCACACAATATTACATAGCCGACCGCTTTTATGAAAATACAGGTACTAAATTTGTAGAAGCCAACAAAAAAGTAAAACTCCGCCCTTACGACAACGGCTTTGGTTTGAGTGCTGCCATTGCCGACTTCAACAACGACTTTTACGAAGATATTTTTGTCGCCAACGATTATATCCGCCCCGATTTTTATTACCAAAATACGGGCAAAAAAACTTTCTCCGAAGAAGCCAACCGCCATTTTCAACATTTTTCGCTCTCTTCAATGGGTTCAGACTGCGGCGACATCAACAATGATGGCTTTCTGGATTTATTTGTGGCGGATATGGCTGCCGATGATGCCATACGGCAAAAACAACTCTTTTCGCTCAATACCAACCACGACAAATTTAAACTGATTGAAAACAGCGGACTGGGCTGTCAATATGCCAAAAACATGCTCCATATCAACAATGGCGACGGCACTTTCAGCGAAGTGGCACACCTGCTCAGCATCGCTGCCACCGACTGGAGCTGGACTCCCCTTTTTGCCGATTTTGACAATGACGGCTGGCAAGATTTGTTTGTTGCCAACGGTTTGCGCCGAGATCTATGGTATAGATTCTATCAAAAAATATCAGCAGAGCAATCCGCAACAACAAATCAAAATAGACGAATTGCTCAAAGCCCTGCCCAGTGTGCCTTTATCTAATTATTTGTACCACAACAAAGGGAATCTTGTTTTTGAAAATATAGCCGCCGACTGGGGTTTGGGAAAACCCAACTTCACCAACGGCTGTGCTTATGCCGATTTGGACAATGACGGCGATTTGGATTTAGTGATGAATCACTTGGACGAGCTTTCCGTCATTTACCGCAACAATGCTCAAAATCAGCAGGCACAAAACAATTATTTGCGCATACGGCTCGAAGGAGATGGAAAAAATCCAAACGGCATAGGCAGTGTGGTAAAAATCACGTTGCCCGACGGCAGCCAACAAATCCGCAATCTGATGCCCACACGCGGCTATCTTTCTACCGTAGAACCCTACCTGCATTTTGGTTTGGGAAAAGAAACGGCTGTGGCTAAAATAGAGATTTTTTGGGCAAACGGAAAATATCAGATGATGGAAGATTTGAAAGCGAATCAGGCGGCTTCTTTCAAAATCGCCGAAGCACAGGGCAGTGCGCCGCCGACTACTTCTCCGAAACCGCTTTTTGAAAATATCACCACCGCAACCGTGCAGCATTTCAGCCCCGAAAATGATTATATCGATTTCAAGCGCGAGCCGCTGCTGCCGCATAAATTTTCGCAGGGAGGTCCTAATCTAAGTGGTGGTGATGTAAACGGCGATGGTTTGCAGGATTTTTTTGTAGGCGGCTGCAAAGGGCAGGCAGGAGCTATTTATTTACAACAAAAAAACGGAAAATTTGAACGCAGTAAAGCCAATACCCTCACCTTCGCTGCCGACAGCAGCTACGAAGATGCCGAAAGCCTCTTGTTGGATACCGACCAAGACGGCGATTTGGATTTGTATGTCGTAAGCGGCGGCAATGAATACGAAGCCGAAAGTCCTTTTTATCAAGACCGCCTCTATATCAATGACGGTAAAGGGAATTTCGGCAGAAGCACGCAACCTTTGCCCAAAACCATACACAGCGGTGCTTGCATCGCTGCCCACGATATAGACGGCGACGGCGATTTGGATTTATTCAGAGGCGGAAAAGTGATTTCGGGACAATATCCGCTGCCACCGCGCAGCTATTTATTGCGCAACGACCAGGGCATTTTTACCGACATCACCGAACAAGCCGCGCCCGCCCTCAAAAAATATAGGTATGGTGACAACCGCACTATGGGCTGATACAGACGGCGACCAACAAAGCGAACTCATCATTGCGGGCGAATGGTTGCCGATAACCATATTGAAGCAAAAAAACAACGTTTTTGAAGCAACAGAAAGCGGAACTGCCAATAGCAAAGGCTGGTGGAATGTGTTGCTCGCCGAAGATATGGACGGCGACGGCGACCTAGACCTCATCGGCGGCAATCGCGGCTTAAACTGCAAAATAACCGCCACCGAACAAGAACCCGCCACCATAGATGCCAAGGATTTTGACAAAAACGGCAGTGTTGATGCGCTTATTTCTTATTATATACAGGGAAAAAGCTATCCGATGTACATGCGCGACCAGCTTTTTGAACGGCTGCCTTATTTGAAACGCCGCCTTTTGCGCTACAAAAATTATTCGGGAAAAAGCATAGCCGAAATTTTAAATAAAGAAGAACTCCAAGACGCGCTGCATTTAGAAGCCAAAAATTTTGCCACCACTTACTTTGAAAATACGGGCAAGGGCGTTTTTACCGCCAAAACACTGCCGATATACGCACAATTTTCTACGGTGCAAGCAATGGCAGTCCGCGATTTTGACGGCGACGGCATCAAAGATATATTGCTCTGCGGCAACGACTACTCGCCCGAAGTAGCCACCGTGCGCTACGATGCCTCGGTGGGTCTGCTGCTCAAAGGAATGAAAAACGGCACTTTCGCGCCCATACACCCCTTAGTGAGTGGTTTTAAAGTGCGCGGCGAAGCCAAATATCTGCTGCCTTTGCAGACGGCTTCGGGCGAAGAAATTTACATCATCGCCCAAACGAATGATAGTTTGCAGGTGTATAGAAAAAGGAAGGGGTAGCTTGCTGCCCGCTCCGCAACACAATGTATAACGCAATGTAGTGGCTTATCTTTTTTTTAGCTCTATAAATGAAGGGGATACCCTCCCCTTAGAACTATAAAGCCAAACGAAAACCGAAATAGTAGGCACGACGATCGGGGAAACTGCCGTCGCGATTAGCTACACGGCAGTCTGGCAAATAGCTTTCCCAACTACCGCCCCGAAGCACACGGTGTGAGCTAGAATTCGGTCCGGTGGGGTTGGTAGTCGGGCTAATTTTGTAATAGTTGCAATCGTACCAATCTTGGCACCATTCCCACACATTGCCGCTCATATCGTATAGCCCGAGTTCGTTGGCTTGTTTTTGCCCTACGGT from Sphingobacteriales bacterium harbors:
- a CDS encoding uracil-DNA glycosylase family protein codes for the protein MTPLAALLSDIKACTICKDVLPFAPNPVLRVQETSKILIIGQAPGLRVQLTNLSWNDRSGDELRRWLGVSRTQFYDTDIFSIMPLGFCYPGRGTHGDLPPRPECAPAWHRRVLALLPDISLVLLIGQYAQRYYLGKTAYPTLTETVSKAEQYLPLYFPLVHPSPRNKRWHIKNPWFATDTIPLLQSVVQPYLSS
- a CDS encoding aminotransferase class I/II-fold pyridoxal phosphate-dependent enzyme, which encodes MRFSIPSKFPEMGTTIFTLMSQVAQECGAINLSQGFPDYDCSPHLQSLVYEYMRRGFNQYAPMAGAMPLREAIARKVELLYGTILQPATDITITAGATQAIHNAITAVLHAGDEAIVFEPNYDSYVPAIELCGAKPLFVRLESPDYRIPWQQVRAVISSRTRLLIVNSPHNPSGSVLRAEDIEALRRLCNDYPQLCIISDEVYEHLIFDGRTHHSMLRYPDLLERSFVCFSFGKLFHNTGWKVGYCIAPTALSAESRKIHQFNVFCVNHPVQLALADFLDDATSYRSLATEYARKRDLFAECLAPSRFRLLPCEGSYFQCADYSAISAEEDRTFVQRLAREYGVAAIPVSAFYHDGFQQTTLRFCFAKKDETLYRAAEKLVKV
- a CDS encoding VCBS repeat-containing protein, which codes for MRSAYIFLLLCCAAVGCRNNEPTTTDANNAAANPANALFTPLNYEESGITFKNRIVEQGKFNIFTYEYLYNGAGVAVGDINNDGLTDIYFSGNMVPNKLFLNKGNLKFEDITETAGVDCNQGYKPR
- a CDS encoding HAD hydrolase family protein produces the protein MNKVHFFEKLKGIKAFFLDIDGVLTNGNLLITENGELLRTMHVKDGYALKKAVDEGYFVAVISGGKSEGVRIRLQRLGIEEVHLGVQDKVAVFEELCRQYGLQRHETVFMGDDFPDYEVLQKAEAATCPCDAAPAIMELCDYISPYKGGEGCVRDLIESTLRLQGKWNEPLASNE
- a CDS encoding VCBS repeat-containing protein, whose amino-acid sequence is MVTTALWADTDGDQQSELIIAGEWLPITILKQKNNVFEATESGTANSKGWWNVLLAEDMDGDGDLDLIGGNRGLNCKITATEQEPATIDAKDFDKNGSVDALISYYIQGKSYPMYMRDQLFERLPYLKRRLLRYKNYSGKSIAEILNKEELQDALHLEAKNFATTYFENTGKGVFTAKTLPIYAQFSTVQAMAVRDFDGDGIKDILLCGNDYSPEVATVRYDASVGLLLKGMKNGTFAPIHPLVSGFKVRGEAKYLLPLQTASGEEIYIIAQTNDSLQVYRKRKG
- a CDS encoding VCBS repeat-containing protein, giving the protein MTAGKICLLPTVCAEIYGIDSIKKYQQSNPQQQIKIDELLKALPSVPLSNYLYHNKGNLVFENIAADWGLGKPNFTNGCAYADLDNDGDLDLVMNHLDELSVIYRNNAQNQQAQNNYLRIRLEGDGKNPNGIGSVVKITLPDGSQQIRNLMPTRGYLSTVEPYLHFGLGKETAVAKIEIFWANGKYQMMEDLKANQAASFKIAEAQGSAPPTTSPKPLFENITTATVQHFSPENDYIDFKREPLLPHKFSQGGPNLSGGDVNGDGLQDFFVGGCKGQAGAIYLQQKNGKFERSKANTLTFAADSSYEDAESLLLDTDQDGDLDLYVVSGGNEYEAESPFYQDRLYINDGKGNFGRSTQPLPKTIHSGACIAAHDIDGDGDLDLFRGGKVISGQYPLPPRSYLLRNDQGIFTDITEQAAPALKKYRYGDNRTMG
- a CDS encoding rhomboid family intramembrane serine protease, which encodes MKQELEHLKDNLFVPFVFVLILWIVQVVQVLFNIDLGYYGVLPRTQYGLQGILFYPFIHGDWGHLFSNSIPVFVLLFILLTSYRTIAWRVWILIWLLSGVGIWLFGRENFHIGASGLIYGLAFFIFFSGIFRRDLKSMAVALLVAFLYGGIVWGLLPLQEGVSFEGHITGAVAGMFCAYYYRSVNLPPKKQWNEPDPHAPHIERQFWVREKNEDVL